The genomic stretch CGGTCCCTGACCTGGCTGGCGACCTCCGTGCCCAGCTTGGTCAGCTCAGCGCGCCGGCGCTCACGATAACCGGCCACGTCGAGCATCAGCCTCGAACGTTCCCCCGTCTGACGGTGCACGGCCAGGCGGGTCAGCTCCTGCAGGGCTTCCAGGACCTCTCCCCCAGGCCCCACCAGCTCCGTGCTCTTGAGCCCGACCACGGAGACCAGGGCGCGGTCGCCCTCGACGTCCATGTCGATGTCGCC from Nonomuraea polychroma encodes the following:
- a CDS encoding protein jag yields the protein MTEAEQKKAPDLAALEQEGEIAADYVEGLLDIADIDGDIDMDVEGDRALVSVVGLKSTELVGPGGEVLEALQELTRLAVHRQTGERSRLMLDVAGYRERRRAELTKLGTEVASQVRDRGEPKSLQPMTPFERKIVHDAVAAAGLRSESEGEEPHRYVVVLPA